Proteins encoded within one genomic window of Glycine soja cultivar W05 chromosome 1, ASM419377v2, whole genome shotgun sequence:
- the LOC114413310 gene encoding protein NRT1/ PTR FAMILY 3.1-like codes for MPFIFANEVCEKLAVVGFNTNMNSYLTTQLHMPLTKAANTLTNFGGTASLTPLLGAFIADSYAGKFWTVTVASILYQIGMISLTLSAVLPQFRPPPCKGEEVCRQASAGQLAVLYISLLLGALGSGGIRPCIVAFGADQFHESDPKQNTKTWSYFNWYYFVMGVAMLVAVTVLVYIQDNIGWGIGLGIPTIAMFFSIAAFIVGYPLYRNLNPDGSPYTRLVQVIVAAFHKRNVPYLSNPSLLYQNDELDASISLEGKLLHTEQMKFLDKAAIVTEEDDNKISNLWRLNTVHRVEELKTIIRMGPIGASGIFLITAVAQQHTFFLQQAKTMDRHLTKTFQIPAGSMFVFNILTMLITTAFYDRVFIKVARRFTGLDRGISLLQRMGIGFVISTLATLVAGFVEMMRKKAASAHGLLDHPHAIIPISVFWLLPQYSLNGMAEAFMSIGHLEFFYDQAPESMRSTAMALFWASISAGNYVSTLLVTLVHKFSARPNGSNWLPDNNLNKGKLEYFYWLITILQIFNLIYYLICAKLYTYKPIEFQDKGDSSSKGNQIELSSTV; via the exons ATGCCCTTCATCTTTG CTAATGAGGTTTGTGAGAAGCTGGCTGTGGTCGGTTTCAACACAAACATGAATAGCTACTTGACAACACAGCTTCATATGCCATTAACGAAAGCAGCTAACACCCTCACTAACTTTGGTGGAACTGCAAGCTTGACACCATTgcttggtgctttcattgctgATTCTTATGCTGGAAAGTTCTGGACTGTTACTGTTGCTTCCATTTTATACCAGATA GGGATGATTAGTTTGACCCTATCAGCAGTGCTTCCACAGTTTAGGCCACCTCCCTGCAAAGGTGAAGAGGTGTGCCGGCAAGCAAGTGCAGGACAGCTGGCAGTGCTCTACATCTCACTCCTTCTTGGGGCACTCGGGTCGGGTGGGATCCGACCCTGCATAGTTGCCTTCGGGGCAGACCAGTTCCATGAGTCGGATCCCAAGCAGAATACAAAGACTTGGTCTTACTTCAACTGGTACTACTTTGTCATGGGAGTAGCAATGCTTGTGGCTGTGACTGTTTTGGTGTACATTCAGGACAACATTGGATGGGGAATAGGCCTTGGAATCCCCACCATTGCAATGTTCTTCTCAATTGCTGCATTCATTGTCGGGTACCCACTTTACCGCAACTTGAACCCGGATGGGAGCCCGTATACTCGGTTGGTGCAAGTGATTGTGGCTGCATTTCACAAGAGAAATGTTCCGTATTTGTCAAACCCTAGTTTGCTCTACCAAAATGATGAACTAGATGCCTCTATTTCTTTGGAAGGGAAGCTTCTTCATACTGAACAGATGAA ATTTTTGGATAAGGCTGCAATTGTGACAGAAGAAGATGACAACAAAATATCTAACTTGTGGAGATTAAACACTGTTCATAGAGTGGAGGAATTGAAGACCATAATAAGGATGGGCCCAATAGGGGCCTCAGGCATTTTTCTCATCACAGCTGTTGCCCAACAACACACATTCTTTCTCCAACAAGCCAAGACCATGGATAGACACCTAACCAAAACCTTTCAAATCCCAGCAGGATCCATGTTTGTCTTCAACATCCTCACCATGCTCATAACCACTGCCTTCTACGACCGAGTCTTCATCAAAGTGGCTCGTAGGTTCACTGGGTTGGACCGTGGCATAAGCTTACTCCAAAGAATGGGTATTGGGTTTGTGATCTCAACCTTGGCCACATTGGTTGCTGGGTTTGTTGAAATGATGAGAAAGAAGGCAGCTTCGGCCCATGGGCTTCTTGACCATCCACATGCCATAATCCCAATATCAGTGTTTTGGCTTTTGCCACAATATAGCCTTAATGGAATGGCCGAGGCCTTTATGTCAATTGGGCACTTGGAGTTTTTTTATGACCAGGCTCCTGAGAGTATGAGGAGCACTGCCATGGCACTATTTTGGGCTTCAATTTCTGCTGGGAATTATGTGAGTACCCTTTTGGTTACTTTGGTCCACAAGTTTAGTGCTAGGCCTAACGGGTCAAATTGGCTCCCTGACAACAACCTCAACAAGGGGAAGTTGGAGTACTTTTATTGGCTCATCACAATACTGCAAATTTTCAATCTTATTTACTACTTGATTTGTGCCAAATTGTATACTTACAAGCCAATTGAATTCCAAGACAAAGGGGATAGTAGCTCAAAAGGGAATCAAATTGAGCTCTCTAGCACAGTTTAA